A genomic stretch from Plutella xylostella chromosome 14, ilPluXylo3.1, whole genome shotgun sequence includes:
- the LOC105388998 gene encoding putative nuclease HARBI1, with the protein MPESIQQINETVTGFYREFGVPGVVGAIDCTHVAIVPPAATQYDERSYVNRKLYHSINTQLICDHNLKILNINALFPGATHDSYIWNTSNAKTFMEHLHNQNHTNYHLIGDSGYALRPWMMTPIANPEEDTAESRYNEAFTTARCTIERCNGVLKARFRCLLKDRVLHYVPNKATKIINACAVLHNMCIARNDINQALLANLNNDELGIIDGLPMPPPPAGAEREQRQRNLLLLRGREKQNRIINNYFQ; encoded by the exons ATGCCAGAGTCAAtacaacaaataaatgaaacaGTGACAGG attttatagAGAGTTTGGTGTTCCTGGTGTCGTTGGTGCAATAGATTGCACACATGTTGCTATTGTGCCACCCGCAGCCACACAATATGATGAGAGGAGTTATGTCAACAGAAAGTTGTATCACTCCATAAACACACAGCTG aTTTGCGACCACAACctaaaaattttaaatattaatgccCTGTTTCCGGGGGCAACCCATGACTCCTATATTTGGAACACTTCAAATGCCAAAACATTCATGGAACACCTGCATAATCAAAACCATACCAACTATCATTTGATAG GTGATAGTGGATATGCGCTTAGACCGTGGATGATGACACCAATAGCCAACCCTGAAGAGGACACTGCTGAGTCCCGCTACAACGAGGCATTTACCACGGCAAGGTGCACCATAGAACGGTGTAATGGTGTCCTTAAAGCAAGATTTAGGTGTCTGCTAAAAGACCGTGTTTTGCACTACGTGCCAAATAAGGCAACcaaaattattaatgcctGTGCCGTGCTGCATAATATGTGCATAGCCCGAAATGATATTAACCAGGCGCTTTTAGCAAATCTTAACAATGATGAGCTTGGGATCATAGACGGGCTGCCGATGCCGCCACCACCAGCAGGAGCAGAAAGAGAGCAAAGGCAAAGAAATTTGCTGCTTTTAAGAGGAAGGGAAAAACAGAACAGaatcataaataattactttcaATGA
- the LOC125489483 gene encoding myb/SANT-like DNA-binding domain-containing protein 3 has product MEDPSEPNSSLFKNSKIHTKERSVNFSKIEIDRLKRLVDKYKNVLLCKKTDASSTKQKENAWGSLQKDFNAVGDTARTVKQLKYKFENMKRSAKKDASRERQEMRRTGGGPPPAPPALDDTTDWLRSIMSRTLDGNEAIYDDDVIAPKLVAPPNIDKVDKVEPAISEGAIEIEEGTQDTDENIPSTGEKWALDTSTPYSFLKRPASSSLKRLAKKKIQKNYDAIMNTRQNLREKKIAVLEGTLDLELRKLQETIDQQKERHEQTLRFNEERHELEMEKLRLEILILKEKRDKNNK; this is encoded by the exons ATGGAAGACCCAAGTGAGCCGAATTCGAGTTTgttcaaaaattcaaaaattcacACAAA GGAAAGAAGTGTAAACTTCTCTAAAATTGAGATTGACAGGCTCAAAAGGCTTGtggataaatataaaaatgttttgctCTGCAAAAAGACAGACGCCTCCAGTActaaacaaaaagaaaatgcCTGGGGCTCATTACAAAAAGATTTCAATGCTGTCGGTGATACAGCCCGTACAGTTAAACAATTAAAGTATAAGTTCGAAAACATGAAGAGGAGTGCAAAAAAGGATGCTAGCAGAGAGCGCCAGGAAATGCGCCGTACCGGAGGAGGTCCACCGCCTGCGCCACCTGCATTGGATGACACAACAGACTGGCTGCGGTCAATAATGTCAAGGACACTTGATGGGAATGAGGCAATCTATGATGACGATGTCATAGCTCCTAAGCTCGTTGCTCCTCCAAATATTGACAAAGTTGACAAAGTTGAGCCAGCAATATCTGAAGGTGCAATAGAGATAGAGGAGGGTACACAGGATACAGATGAAAATATACCGTCTACAGGCGAAAAATGGGCATTGGACACCAGCACACCTTATTCCTTTTTGAAAAGACCTGCATCTTCTTCTCTAAAAAGACTTGCCaagaaaaaaattcaaaaaaattacgATGCTATAATGAACACTCGGCAGAACCTGCGAGAAAAAAAGATAGCAGTATTGGAGGGGACACTGGATCTCGAATTGAGAAAGCTTCAGGAAACCATTGATCAACAAAAAGAACGACACGAGCAAACGCTGAGATTCAATGAGGAGCGCCATGAATTGGAAATGGAGAAATTGCGCCTGGAAATACTGATTTTAAAAGAAAAGAGggacaaaaataataaataa
- the LOC125489482 gene encoding putative nuclease HARBI1: MSLLREIALETSSSEDEIEVEYVRNLQNRKKKVYFQRTNRFLTWDENSFLDRFRVSKNVARVLALKLEPFLLPPTTKNFAITPIQQVLIALEYYACGSFQRCIGDTAGVHKSSVSRIIYRVSRAIANMRQEWVSMPQNVQEMEKTATRFYEISAFPKVVGAIDCTHIPIKSPGGEHAENYRNRKLFFSMNVQAICDADMYITNIVARWPGSSHDSHIFNSSVIKGRLEDGEFAGYWLLGDKGYAIKPYLLTPLRDPVTDGEKLYNESQIRTRNVVERMFGCWKKRFPALSMKIRTDLRRVQPITVATAVLHNICKKMRDPVPPARIVDDDSSDEEDPAYEVNRNDENNRRMLINNYFNRLHR, encoded by the exons ATGTCGCTTCTGCGTGAAATAGCGCTTGAAACAAGTTCCTCCGAAGATGAAATTGAGGTGGAGTATGTACGGAACTTACAAAATAGGAAGAAAAAGGTGTACTTTCAGAGAACCAATAGATTTCTAACTTGGGATGAGAACTCGTTCTTGGATAGGTTCCGGGTCTCTAAAAATGTGGCTCGTGTGTTGGCTCTAAAACTAGAACCTTTTTTACTGCCTCCAACGACGAA aaattttgcaaTCACACCAATACAACAAGTACTGATTGCATTGGAGTACTACGCATGTGGATCTTTCCAAAGATGTATTGGCGATACAGCCGGTGTGCATAAGTCAAGTGTGTCACGTATAATTTATAGAGTGAGCAGAGCTATTGCCAACATGCGGCAGGAATGGGTTTCGATGCCACAGAACGTACAGGAAATGGAGAAAACGGCTACACGATTCTACGAAATAAGTGCATTCCCAAAAGTAGTTGGAGCTATCGATTGCACCCACATACCAATTAAGTCTCCAG GTGGCGAACATGCAGAAAACTACAGAAATcggaaattatttttttcgatgAATGTACAAGCTATCTGTGATGCGGACATGTACATAACAAACATAGTAGCACGTTGGCCTGGCAGCAGTCATGATAGTCACATTTTCAACAGCAGTGTTATTAAGGGCAGGCTAGAAGATGGTGAGTTTGCAGGGTACTGGTTGCTGGGTGACAAGGGTTATGCCATAAAACCTTATTTGCTTACACCTCTACGAGACCCAGTAACAGATGGAGAAAAGCTCTACAATGAGAGCCAAATTCGCACTAGGAATGTTGTGGAAAGAATGTTTGGGTGTTGGAAAAAAAGATTTCCAGCtttatcaatgaaaataaggacAGATTTAAGAAGAGTGCAGCCCATCACAGTGGCTACGGCAGTGCTccataatatatgtaaaaaaatgagAGACCCTGTGCCACCAGCTCGGATTGTTGATGATGATTCATCTGATGAAGAGGATCCTGCCTATGAAGTTAACAGGAATGATGAGAATAATCGgagaatgttaataaataattactttaatagattacatcgttag
- the LOC105383705 gene encoding uncharacterized protein LOC105383705 — translation MDQPLEKVKRQYPSVAQKLRLSQLLEADEELRNGKFTATFSKKIASERWEKIALELNSLTGAKKSGKEWRTTWGDMKTYTKKKYAGQRRSMQRTGGGPPDIQPEAVDQIILSTISESALSGHSDSQESSARLINFHHEPTNDSENVQIIVIEPPATDPPAIEPVPGTSSETTEPPATDPPAMEPVPGTSSENTQRTGRPRPKRTVAQRRLENSLQVAGTMNETQKKKIQMKKQFNEAYLIEMRRRTDAIIELSNSIKQLSNNNNHV, via the exons ATGGACCAGCCGCTGGAAAAAGTGAAACGGCAGTATCCGTCGGTGGCACAAAAATTGCGGCTCTCACAATTGCTGGAAGCAGACGAAGAATTGCGGAACGGAAAATTTACAGCTACTTTCTCAAAAAAGATAGCATCTGAAAGATGGGAGAAGATAGCGTTGGAGCTAAACTCGCTCACTGGAGCAAAAAAGTCGGGCAAAGAATGGCGCACA aCTTGGGGAGATATGAAAACATACACTAAAAAAAAGTATGCGGGACAAAGAAGGTCCATGCAAAGGACTGGTGGAGGGCCCCCTGATATACAGCCGGAGGCGGTAGACCAAATAATATTGTCTACAATAAGTGAGTCAGCATTGTCTG GACATTCAGACAGCCAAGAGTCAAGTGCTAGACTCATAA ACTTTCACCATGAACCAACAAATGATAGTGAAAATGTCCAAATTATAGTGATTGAACCACCTGCCACCGACCCACCTGCAATAGAACCCGTACCAGGAACATCTTCAGAAACTACCGAACCACCTGCCACCGACCCACCTGCAATGGAACCCGTACCAGGAACATCTTCAGAAAATACTCAAA GAACTGGAAGACCAAGGCCTAAAAGAACAGTGGCTCAAAGAAGATTAGAAAATAGTTTACAAGTGGCAGGAACAATGAATGaaactcaaaaaaaaaaaattcaaatgaaGAAACAATTTAATGAAGCCTATTTAATAGAAATGCGGCGTCGCACTGATGCGATTATAGAGTTATCTAACAGTATTAAACAATTAAGCAATAACAATAATCATGTGTAA